The Deinococcus puniceus genome segment GCGCGTTGCGAATGGCGCTGCCGATATGCACATGCAGCCCCAGCGCCGTGTGGCCCGCCTCCCGGAGGGCTTGCAGCACCGCCGGAGCCTGAGCCAGGGTTACGCCGAATTTGCTGTGTGCCGCGCCGGTGGCAAGGTGATCGTGCGTGCTGATGTCCAGCGCCGGATTCACCCGCACCAGCGCCCGCGAGTGAGGCGGCAGCAGGCCCACTTCTTCGGCCCGGTCTACGATAAAAGTGGCTCCCAGCCTTGCGCCCGCCGCGTATTCGGCGTCACTTTTGGCAGGCCCGTTCACCAATAAGGTCTCGCCGCCCGCGCCTACCCGTTCGGCCCGCGCAATCTCGCCCGCGCTGACGCATTCGAAGCCCACGCCCGCCGCCTGCAAGCGCCGCAGCAGGGTCAGATTGGGGTTGGCTTTCATGGCGTAGTACACCCGCGCCGCGCCAAACGCCGAGCGCACCCGCCCCAGTGCGGCGTCCAGTTCGGCGGCGTCGTAGAGGTACAGCGGCGTGCCGTACTGGGCGGCGGCGCGGTGCAGGTGTTCGGGGGCGTGCTGGGGGGTGTCGGTGGGGGAGAGGCTCACAGCTCCCCAGTGTAAACAGGCCAGTGACCGTGAAGATGTGCCGGGCACAGGTGCTCTCCCTGCCGCGCCGCCCTGAAAAGCGGAACCGCGCTGTGCTGACGTGCTGTGTCATACTATAGATTGCAATACAGGTGTTCATTTAGTGCGGCGTTCCAAAGGTTCTGAGCCAACATGAATCTTAGTTGAATCGGCCACCACGCCTTTCCTGTTCAGACTCCCTACTGCCCCTTCACTCCTCCCAACTGCTGTCCTTAGACTCGGCTCGCGGGTCAGGAGCCGAATTCAAATGCCCAAAGATGCGTTTCAATCTGGCCCCGCGCCCCTGCCTGCGACCCCCCTCATAGATCTGGCTATTCAGCTGAGCGAAAGACAGCCGGAATCCTCGTTTCAGCTGGCGCGGCTGGCCTACGTAGAGGCGCGGCGAAGGGGTGACGAGGCGGCGCAGTGGGCGGCCTTGGCCCAGCAGATTCCGCTGGCAGGCTTTCTGGGCATGAACACTTGGCTGGCCGAATCTGCCCCGGAGGCGGTGCGGCTGGGCCGAATCTACGCGCCCCCACGGCAATTGCGGCGTATTCACGGCATTCTGGGCATCGCGTACCTGTGCTTAGGCCAACTGACACAGTCCGCCGGGCAGCACGAGCAGGCCTGTGCGC includes the following:
- the lysA gene encoding diaminopimelate decarboxylase — protein: MSLSPTDTPQHAPEHLHRAAAQYGTPLYLYDAAELDAALGRVRSAFGAARVYYAMKANPNLTLLRRLQAAGVGFECVSAGEIARAERVGAGGETLLVNGPAKSDAEYAAGARLGATFIVDRAEEVGLLPPHSRALVRVNPALDISTHDHLATGAAHSKFGVTLAQAPAVLQALREAGHTALGLHVHIGSAIRNAQDFTAAFARLADLRAETGPLAVLDAGGGWGLNADLPGIAREAWAVAEVFGADLWVEPGRYLVAQAGTLLTRVVGTKHTGRNFVLVDAGMTELLRPMLYGAAHPVSALWEGAEETVWDVAGPACESGDLLARDVTLPTPKRGDLLAIHEAGAYGAGMSSNYLTRSRPAEVLWEGGELKLMRRRETPEEVWAAEEV